TTTGGAACGATGATGGTCTTTTTGATGTCTCTCCCCTCAATGTGCTTCTTGATCTTTTCAAGATCGAAGATGATCTGTCTCAGCTCAGCTTCGTCGGTGTCCCGTTCCACTTCACAGGTATCTCTCAGCTTGCCGTTCACCTGGATGGCGATCATAACTCTCTCCTCCATGACAAACCTCTCATCGTACTCAAGCCAGGTGCTTCCGAGATGTTTCACTTCTTTGCCCATCACCGTTAACAGCTCTGTGGCGATATGGGGTACGAAGGGAAAAATTAGCGTGAGCACCGTCTCCACCGCGCCTTTGACAAGCTGCACCGATTGGTCATCCGTTCTTCCTTTTTCGATAAACTTGTAGAGCGCGTTTACGAGCTCCATGACGCTCGCTATAGCCGTGTTCAAATGAAACCTGGCCAGATCATCGGTGACTTTTTTTATGGTCTTATGGATCCTGTGAGTGAGCTGTTTGAGTTCCGGATCTTCCGAGTCGACCGCGTAGACCGACTCTACGTCCTGCAACGTATCGGCTTTCTCCGTTACGAGTCTCCATACTCTCTGGAGAAAGCGGAAACTACCCTCCACACCCTTATCGCTCCAATCAAGATCTTTTTCCGGAGGCGCAGCAAAAAGGCAGAAGAGGCGGGCCGTATCGGCGCCATACTGCTCAATAAGATAGTCCGGATCCACCACATTACCTTTCGACTTGCTCATCTTGGCGCCATCTTTTATGACCATGCCCTGAGTCAGAAGATTCGAGAAGGGCTCCCGGGCTTCAACAAAGCCGAACTCATTGAGGACACGATTGAAAAATCGTGAATAGAGCAAGTGGAGTACCGCATGCTCTATGCCGCCGATATACTGGTCCACGGGCATCCAGTAATCCACCTGCTTCTTGTAAAGCGGTCCTTGATCATAGTCGGCGCAGGTATACTTTAGAAAATACCATGAAGATTCAACAAAGGTATCCATCGTATCCGTCTCGCGTCGAGCCTTTTTACCGCACTGGGGACAGACCGTCTCATAGAACTGCCTGTGTTCGGCAAGCGGAGACCTTCCGACCATCTTCACCTCAAGGTCTGTGGGAAGTACGACCGGCAAGTCCTCATAGGGCACGGGCACGATGCCGCAATCGTCGCAGTAAATTATGGGAATCGGGGCACCCCAGTATCTCTGCCTCGATATACCCCAGTCTTTCAGACGATAGTTCGTGGTTCCCCTTCCCCACTTCTTATGCTCAAGATACTCGATAATCTTCAGTATGGCCTCGCGGTTCTTCATTCCGTTAAACTGGGCCGAATTCACGAGAACACCGTCATCGACGTATGCGGCATCCATGATCTCAGGATTAAGGGTTTTGCCTTCGGGCGCTATGGTGACAATGATGGGCAGCCCGTACTCCTTGGCGAATTCAAAATCTCTCTGATCGTGGGCCGGAACGGCCATGATGGCCCCGGTCCCATATTCCATGAGCACGAAGTTTCCCAGGTAGACAGGCACCCGCGCGCCGCTTAGCGGATTAACAGCGTACTTGCCGGTAAACACCCCCTCTTTGGCGGTGCTCATTTCGCTTCTGAAGCTCCTGTCCTGCTTGCGCACCTTTTCGATGAACGCTTTTACCTCTTTCTCGTAGGAGGTGCCTTTCGCCAGTTCGTGGGCCAGGGGGTGCTCCGGGGCGAGCACCATAAAGGTCACGCCGTAAAGCGTATCGGGTCGGGTGGTAAAGATCGTGAGCGGCCTCCCGTCTTCCAGGGTGAAATCGACCTCCACGCCGTAGCTCCTGCCGATCCAGTTCTTTTGCATGCTGAGGACCTTTTCGGGCCAGCCCTGCAGCTTGTCGCAATACTCGTAGAGCTCGTCGGCATATTTGGTGATGGCGAAGAACCACTGGGTAAGCTCTTTTTGGATTACCGTCTCGCCGCATCTCCAACAGGTACCCTCTTCAACCTGCTCATTGGCGAGCACAGTCTGGCATTTGACGCAGTAATTAACCGGTGAATTCTTCCGGTATGCCAGACCTTTTTCGTACATTTTGAGGAACATCCACTGTTCCCATTTGTAGTAGTCGACATCGCAGGTTGCGATCTCCCGCTTCCAGTCGTAGCTGAAGCCGAGACGTTTC
The sequence above is drawn from the Syntrophorhabdaceae bacterium genome and encodes:
- the leuS gene encoding leucine--tRNA ligase; this translates as MKSYDPHTIEEKWQQIWEAEEPFRAEEDESKEKYYLLEMFPYPSGRIHMGHVRNYSIGDVIARYKRMRGFNVLHPMGWDAFGMPAENAAIERGIAPAKWTYDNIAYMRKQLKRLGFSYDWKREIATCDVDYYKWEQWMFLKMYEKGLAYRKNSPVNYCVKCQTVLANEQVEEGTCWRCGETVIQKELTQWFFAITKYADELYEYCDKLQGWPEKVLSMQKNWIGRSYGVEVDFTLEDGRPLTIFTTRPDTLYGVTFMVLAPEHPLAHELAKGTSYEKEVKAFIEKVRKQDRSFRSEMSTAKEGVFTGKYAVNPLSGARVPVYLGNFVLMEYGTGAIMAVPAHDQRDFEFAKEYGLPIIVTIAPEGKTLNPEIMDAAYVDDGVLVNSAQFNGMKNREAILKIIEYLEHKKWGRGTTNYRLKDWGISRQRYWGAPIPIIYCDDCGIVPVPYEDLPVVLPTDLEVKMVGRSPLAEHRQFYETVCPQCGKKARRETDTMDTFVESSWYFLKYTCADYDQGPLYKKQVDYWMPVDQYIGGIEHAVLHLLYSRFFNRVLNEFGFVEAREPFSNLLTQGMVIKDGAKMSKSKGNVVDPDYLIEQYGADTARLFCLFAAPPEKDLDWSDKGVEGSFRFLQRVWRLVTEKADTLQDVESVYAVDSEDPELKQLTHRIHKTIKKVTDDLARFHLNTAIASVMELVNALYKFIEKGRTDDQSVQLVKGAVETVLTLIFPFVPHIATELLTVMGKEVKHLGSTWLEYDERFVMEERVMIAIQVNGKLRDTCEVERDTDEAELRQIIFDLEKIKKHIEGRDIKKTIIVPNKLFNIVCV